A window of the Helianthus annuus cultivar XRQ/B chromosome 4, HanXRQr2.0-SUNRISE, whole genome shotgun sequence genome harbors these coding sequences:
- the LOC110933490 gene encoding zinc finger MYM-type protein 1-like has translation MDVSVKEMSGVTGDDWTSQLTEQMKAKISEAVGKALENSLSHYIDRLQTTIVPVVDDMMAELKDSILQEIEERRVLDMNPSSVKKSKSNKAPKKGVTKSVLYQCKFCGKIHKGTCGKPRHKKPKRPERLGTKDVTDTMSDAQKSRTRSFYITATEAKAEPDVISGSMQREISSFFQRQPSNVESSSSSSKPLKIDMDNLPWDPSERKPISSYHPSQKDEIRRAYLLRGPCQPQGKKDDFPQTQVGNGDRLRRFNPKCGQNDAFVSEGVRCWHKKEEKLNEHVGKGNNTFHERAVEKGEDLLKEAQSVLVCNKKKSEKERKEYRTRLSASVMIAQGLLNGGLPFRGHDEPEESLYRGHFIEFLKLFGQINEEISKVILSNASRKNQMTAPSIQKDICNCFAEEVLKKIFEELGDDVFSILVDESRDISKKEQMAVVLRYVDKLGFVKERFIGLVHVKETTALSLKHAIDELFARYNLSLGRVRGQGYDGASNMSGEFNDLTNVVGASCKRIDLLRESQRERLQEPGNQEMSIARAGDIRWSSHEKTLLRLLTLYPCVLDVLEYIETSAWDKIHKAQAYGLQLYVKSYKFVFYLHLMKHILGVTNLLCVALQRKNQDIINAVELVRSTKEELQRYRLEGFDSLLKDVTCFCDKYDIEMINMEDEYVDPKYRRKKTNITNRHHFEVNNFNTVLDMQIQELGNRFNELAEMYPRDFTFDEKDDLTDELGHYIRNVKKDSRFNNLNGISDLAKKMVETRKHIDYQLVYRLMKLSLVLPVATTSVERSFSSVKHVKTELRNRMGDGYMNDACICYVEREFLQQVSVENVMQRFQKMKPRREQL, from the exons ATGGATGTTTCAGTTAAAGAAATGTCTGGAGTAACCGGAGATGATTGGACATCTCAATTGACTGAACAAATGAAAGCTAAGATTTCCGAGGCAGTCGGAAAAGCTCTAGAAAATAGTCTATCACATTATATTGATAGATTACAAACCACAATCGTGCCGGTGGTGGACGATATGATGGCTGAATTGAAAGACAGCATATTACAAGAAATAGAAGAAAGGAGGGTGTTGGATATGAATCCAAGTTCCGTAAAGAAATCCAAGTCTAATAAAGCTCCCAAGAAAGGAGTTACAAAAAGTGTGTTATATCAGTGCAAATTTTGTGGAAAAATTCACAAGGGCACATGTGGTAAGCCAAGACATAAGAAGCCTAAACGTCCAGAGAGGCTTGGAACCAAAGACGTAACCGACACAATGTCTGATGCCCAGAAGTCAAGGACAAGGTCATTTTATATAACAGCCACAGAGGCTAAAGCTGAACCTGATGTCATTTCAG GTAGTATGCAAAGGGAAATTTCAAGTTTTTTCCAAAGACAACCATCAAATgttgaatcatcatcttcaagtaGTAAACCATTGAAAATAGATATGGATAATCTTCCATGGGATCCTTCCGAGAGGAAACCGATTTCATCTTATCACCCAAGTCAAAAAGATGAAATTAGACGGGCATATTTGCTTAGAGGTCCATGTCAACCGCAAGGGAAAAAAGATGATTTTCCACAAACCCAAGTCGGTAATGGTGATAGGTTAAGGCGTTTTAATCCGAAATG TGGTCAAAATGATGCATTTGTGAGTGAAGGGGTACGATGTTGGCACAAGAAAGAAGAAAAATTAAACGAACATGTTGGTAAAGGCAATAATACTTTTCACGAAAGAGCCGTTGAAAAAGGGGAAGACTTACTTAAAGAAGCTCAATCTGTACTTGTgtgtaataaaaaaaaatctgagaaagaaagaaaagaatatAGAACGCGATTAAGTGCTTCGGTTATGATTGCTCAAGGATTGTTGAATGGTGGGTTACCTTTTCGGGGTCATGATGAGCCTGAAGAATCCTTATATAGAGGACATTTCATAGAGTTTTTGAAATTGTTCGGACAAATAAATGAAGAAATTAGTAAGGTCATTTTAAGTAATGCTTCCCGTAAAAACCAAATGACAGCCCCATCAATACAAAAAGATATTTGTAATTGTTTTGCAGAAGAAGTGTTAAAGAAGATATTTGAAGAACTTGGTGATGATGTATTTTCTATATTAGTTGATGAATCGAGAGATATTTctaaaaaggaacaaatggctGTGGTTTTGAGGTATGTTGATAAATTAGGATTTGTGAAGGAGCGTTTCATCGGTCTTGTTCATGTTAAGGAAACAACCGCTTTATCTCTTAAACATGCAATTGATGAATTGTTTGCTCGCTACAATTTGAGTTTGGGTAGGGTTAGAGGCCAAGGATATGACGGCGCAAGCAACATGTCCGGTGAATTTAACG ATTTGACCAATGTTGTTGGTGCATCTTGCAAACGAATAGATTTACTAAGAGAAAGTCAAAGAGAGAGGTTGCAAGAGCCGGGGAATCAAGAAATGTCAATTGCAAGAGCCGGAGATATACGTTGGAGTTCTCATGAAAAAACACTTCTTCGTTTGCTTACTTTATATCCTTGTGTTCTTGACGTGCTTGAATATATAGAAACTTCAGCATGGGATAAAATTCACAAAGCACAAGCATATGGACTTCAGTTATACGTGAAAAGTTATAAGTTTGTATTTTATTTACATTTGATGAAGCATATTTTGGGAGTTACTAACTTATTGTGTGTCGCTCTTCAAAGAAAGAATCAAGATATTATAAATGCGGTTGAACTAGTTAGATCAACGAAAGAAGAATTACAAAGGTATCGACTTGAAGGCTTTGACTCACTTTTGAAAGATGTCACATGCTTTTGTGACAAGTATGATATTGAGATGATTAACATGGAAGACGAGTATGTTGACCCGAAATATAGAAGAAAAAAGACCAACATCACCAATCGTCACCATTTTGAAGTTAATAATTTCAACACGGTTCTCGATATGCAAATTCAAGAGCTTGGAAACCGTTTTAACGAG ttggctgagatgtatccGCGTGATTTTACTTTTGATGAAAAAGACGATCTTACTGATGAACTCGGCCACTACATTCGTAATGTGAAAAAAGATAGTCGGTTTAACAACTTGaatgggataagtgatcttgccaaaaAGATGGTGGAAACTAGAAAACACATTGATTATCAATTGGTTTATCGATTAATGAAGTTGTCACTAGTTTTACCGGTTGCAACGACAAGCGTTGAAAGAAGTTTTTCTTCAGTGAAGCATGTAAAGACGGAATTACGTAATAGGATGGGTGATGGATACATGAACGATGCTTGCATTTGCTACGTTGAAAGAGAGTTTTTACAACAAGTTTCTGTCGAGAATGTAATGCAACGTTTTCAAAAGATGAAACCTCGTAGGGAACAACTTTAG